TGAAGCTGCCATGTGCCAGAATCCGGGCGAAGCGATCTCGGAAATACTGAGACACGCGAAGCTCAGAATCATTCTGCTGTCGTCCGAGGTGGGCGAAGAGGAAACCGTGGAGTATCTGCGTCGCGGGGTCCACGGCATTGTGACGCGTTCGATCGCGCCGGACCTGATGGTGAAGTGCATTCGCAAGGTTGTCATAGGCGAGACCTGGCTGGACAATAAGGGCGTGAACTGGGTTATCGAGGCCTATCGCGCACAGGCATCGCAGTTGACGGCTCCACGTTCCCGCGCACGCCTGAGCGACAAGGAACTGCTCATCGTCTCCGGGGTGACGCAGGGTTTGAAGAACAAGGAAATTGCGCAGGATGTTGGCACTACAGAACAGGTAGTGAAGAATTACCTTCGCAAGGTGTACGACAAACTTGGCGTTTCAGACCGCCTTGAGCTTGCCCTGTACTGCATGCATCATCGCCTGCTGGAAGGCTTGAACAAACCAGCGGAGGCAGATGCCCCAGCGGGATCGGCGGGGCAGAAAGCGCAAGCGGCGGCTGCCGCGGCCAGCGCTGCGGTACCAGTGATTCCGCCCAAGCTCCAGAGAAACTGATCGAATCTGGTAGAATTACGGCTCCCAGGCACGCTGCTGAAGCGATTCAAGCCAGCGAGTATCCCTGTATTCCAGTCCCACTTGAGAGGCAAACGTGAAGGGCGACCCGAAAGTCATTGATCTGCTCAACCAGGTGCTGAAGGCGGAACTGACGGCCATCAACCAGTATTTTCTGCACGCCGAGATGTGCGAAAACTGGGGCTACGAGCGGCTGGCAAAAAAGATCCGCAAGGAATCCATCGAAGAGATGCAGCACGCCGAGAAGTTGATGGAG
This Clostridia bacterium DNA region includes the following protein-coding sequences:
- a CDS encoding response regulator transcription factor; this translates as MTDQARDRDPEVPADESSTPHSIRVIVADTEPIFRVGMRKIFALEDDIRVVAQAESLGQTISAVEKFTADVLLFEAAMCQNPGEAISEILRHAKLRIILLSSEVGEEETVEYLRRGVHGIVTRSIAPDLMVKCIRKVVIGETWLDNKGVNWVIEAYRAQASQLTAPRSRARLSDKELLIVSGVTQGLKNKEIAQDVGTTEQVVKNYLRKVYDKLGVSDRLELALYCMHHRLLEGLNKPAEADAPAGSAGQKAQAAAAAASAAVPVIPPKLQRN